The genomic stretch GACCGCGATGATCCGGCCCTGCGGGAGCCGACCAAGCCCATCGGCCCCGTGCTGGCTCCTCCGGAGGCGGCCGAGCCTGTGGCGGGCTATCCCGTGCGGAACACGGCCAAAGGCTGGCGGCGCGTGGTGGGCTCTCCGGAACCCGTGACCATTGTGGAGCGGCGTGAGATCGGCCAGCTCGTGGACCTGGATTTCATCGTGATCTGTTGCGGAGGCGGGGGAATACCCGTGATCCGCGAGGGACGCGGGTTCAACGGCGTGGACGCGGTCATCGACAAGGATCTGGCCAGCTCGCTGCTCGCCCGCGAGGTGGGCGCGGACCTGCTGGTCATGGCCACGGACGTAGAAGGAGCCATGATCCATTACGGCAAGCCGGAACAGCAAGTGCTTGGCGAAATCACGATCCACGAGCTGTCGAAGCGCATGGAGGAGGGGCATTTCCCTGCGGGAAGCATGCTGCCCAAGGTTCGCGCCGGGCGGCGTTTCGCCTTGGCCACGGGCAAGACCGCGGTGATCTGTTCCATAGAGAACATCGAGGAGGCGGTTTCCGGGCGAGCCGGAACGCGCATCGTCACGGGCTAGGCGGCGTGCCGCCCCGTGCTCTGCGCTCAAGGCAGCTTCAGGGCCATGGGCGTGAAGCGGATGCCGTTATGGAGCTGCTCCTGATCCGTGGGCAGAAATCCGAAGCGGAGATAGGCGCCCACGGCATTGGGCGAAGCGTTCACCGTGATCTGGGCCAGGCTGGGATTCACCTGCCGGCAGAGGTCGGCGCAGGTCCGGACCAGCAGCCTGCCGATGCCGGAGCAGCGGCGATCGTCGCGTACGAAGAGCATGCAGATATGGTTGTGGTCGCGGACTTCGGCGACCCCGGCCAAGTCGTCGCCAATCCGGGCCGCCAGAAAGACGTGGCCCTGGTTGCGGCGTTCCTGCGCGCTTTCATCGGTGGTAAAGGAGCTGAATTCCTGTATTCCGGCAGGGGAGAATTCCGGGGCCACATGCCGCTGAAAGACCTCCCGGACGAGACGCATGGCCTGGGGCAGGTCTTCCGGGGGGAGCGGTCGGATCATGGGTTCGTTCATGCGCTACTCCTTGGGTGTGAGCCTGGATACGGTAGAAGCCGTCCGGCTCGAATGCAAGAGGTGTAGATAGGCAGGCGATTCGGAGATAGGCGGGCGAGCGGAGC from Paucidesulfovibrio longus DSM 6739 encodes the following:
- a CDS encoding carbamate kinase; the protein is MTPRNKPILLVALGGNALIRKGQEGSIRQQFENLRLPMRQIAGLSLDWRVIITHGNGPQVGDLLLQQECCDKVPKLPLEILVAQTEGQIGYMIESTLDQALSELNVAYRPLVSMLTYVVVDRDDPALREPTKPIGPVLAPPEAAEPVAGYPVRNTAKGWRRVVGSPEPVTIVERREIGQLVDLDFIVICCGGGGIPVIREGRGFNGVDAVIDKDLASSLLAREVGADLLVMATDVEGAMIHYGKPEQQVLGEITIHELSKRMEEGHFPAGSMLPKVRAGRRFALATGKTAVICSIENIEEAVSGRAGTRIVTG
- a CDS encoding GNAT family N-acetyltransferase; translation: MNEPMIRPLPPEDLPQAMRLVREVFQRHVAPEFSPAGIQEFSSFTTDESAQERRNQGHVFLAARIGDDLAGVAEVRDHNHICMLFVRDDRRCSGIGRLLVRTCADLCRQVNPSLAQITVNASPNAVGAYLRFGFLPTDQEQLHNGIRFTPMALKLP